The following are encoded together in the Paraburkholderia sp. BL10I2N1 genome:
- a CDS encoding TetR/AcrR family transcriptional regulator, with product MAKKQASQTRTTARASVSADDIAPAEGRQLILDTAARLFRHEGYASTSLRDIAAECGVTTGSIYHHFGSKEEIVTEVLRIGVVRVAEEVRRAVMSLNPASDARTILHAAVFAHLHGMLELQDYTSANVRIFGQVPPSIREKHIVVRDAYETFWHKLLQRCASQGTFNPARDLRLTRLFLINALNGSLEWYRPEIASIQKLTHELTELFLDGLEARSRR from the coding sequence ATGGCAAAAAAACAGGCTTCCCAGACCAGAACAACGGCAAGAGCATCCGTCAGCGCTGACGATATCGCACCAGCGGAAGGACGGCAGCTGATTCTGGATACTGCAGCACGACTCTTCCGGCACGAAGGGTACGCGAGCACCTCGCTACGCGACATTGCCGCGGAGTGCGGCGTAACAACCGGTAGCATTTACCATCACTTTGGATCAAAGGAAGAAATTGTCACCGAAGTGCTGCGCATTGGCGTGGTGCGTGTGGCCGAAGAAGTGCGGCGTGCTGTCATGTCACTCAATCCCGCAAGCGACGCCCGAACCATCCTGCACGCGGCCGTGTTCGCGCACCTGCACGGCATGCTCGAACTGCAGGACTACACGTCCGCCAACGTGCGCATCTTCGGACAGGTACCGCCTTCGATCCGCGAAAAACATATCGTTGTTCGGGATGCCTATGAGACGTTCTGGCACAAGTTGTTACAACGATGTGCGTCGCAGGGCACCTTTAACCCGGCTCGCGACCTCCGTCTGACGCGCCTGTTTCTCATCAACGCACTGAACGGCTCGCTCGAATGGTACAGACCTGAAATCGCTTCCATCCAAAAACTGACACACGAATTGACCGAGCTATTTCTCGATGGACTCGAGGCAAGATCCAGGCGCTGA
- a CDS encoding MaoC family dehydratase — MAGLYFEELTQDREFEHPWSRTVTEMDNVLFSTLTLNVQPLHLDEHFCQKTEWGQRIVNSLFTLGLMIGMTVNDTTLGTTIANLGMSDVTFPKPVFHGDTIRVHTRVVSRRESKSRPEAGIVEFRHTAINQRNEVVATCTRQAFMRKRPAQVSA, encoded by the coding sequence ATGGCTGGTCTGTACTTCGAAGAGCTAACCCAGGACAGGGAATTCGAGCACCCGTGGTCGCGCACGGTGACGGAGATGGACAACGTCCTCTTCTCCACCCTCACACTGAATGTCCAGCCGCTACATCTGGACGAGCATTTCTGCCAGAAAACCGAATGGGGACAACGAATCGTCAACAGCCTCTTCACCTTGGGTTTGATGATCGGCATGACCGTCAACGACACGACGCTCGGCACGACGATCGCCAACCTCGGCATGAGCGACGTGACCTTTCCGAAGCCCGTCTTTCACGGCGACACCATCCGGGTCCACACTCGCGTCGTCAGCCGACGCGAGAGCAAATCTCGCCCCGAGGCCGGGATTGTGGAATTTCGGCATACAGCGATCAATCAGCGCAACGAAGTGGTCGCGACATGCACGCGCCAGGCTTTCATGCGCAAACGCCCCGCGCAGGTAAGCGCATGA
- a CDS encoding carboxyl transferase domain-containing protein, producing MKSRIDIHSDTYKQNAAGYGKLLDQLHERQRWALAGGGEKLSARHIERGKIPVRDRIDLLLDPGSPFLELSALAAWGLHHNDVQSAGIVTGVGSINGVTCMIVANDATVKGGSFFPETTRKHIRAQEIAWENRLPCIYLVDCGGAYLPEQDRVFPDYGHFGTTFFHQCRMSADGLPQLSAVFGGCTAGGAYIPALSDESVMVDGTGRIHLGGPPIVKAAIGEIVDGETLGGASMHARVSGVTDYLAMSEREALQRLRDIVSNLNWPVRAHATRLPVVPPRFAAEEIGGIIGTDLKRPYDVREVIMRMVDDSALQEFKPEYGATLVCATAHIHGYPVGVLANNGVLFSESSVKGAHFIELCSQRRIPLLFLQNIPGFMVGTEAERGGIARHSAKLVYAMATARVPRITVLIGGSYGAGNYGMCGRGFAPRFLFAWPNSRVCTMSPEVATTVLTELRLASLKGDASEEELAELSERTRRQFEMQSDPYYATARLWDDGIIEPSQTRDVLGICLQLADASTPRFDGPSPVYRM from the coding sequence ATGAAGTCTCGCATCGATATCCATTCCGATACGTACAAGCAGAATGCAGCGGGGTACGGGAAACTGCTCGATCAGTTGCATGAGCGTCAGAGATGGGCACTCGCAGGTGGCGGCGAAAAGCTCAGTGCGCGGCACATTGAACGCGGCAAGATTCCCGTTCGCGATCGCATCGATCTCCTTCTGGACCCGGGCAGCCCCTTTCTCGAGCTTTCGGCCCTTGCCGCCTGGGGGCTGCACCACAACGACGTGCAGTCCGCCGGCATCGTCACGGGCGTCGGCTCGATCAACGGCGTGACATGCATGATAGTTGCCAATGACGCGACAGTAAAAGGCGGCAGCTTCTTCCCCGAGACCACGCGCAAACATATCCGTGCGCAGGAGATCGCCTGGGAAAACCGCCTGCCGTGCATCTACCTGGTGGATTGCGGCGGCGCGTATCTGCCCGAGCAGGATCGCGTGTTTCCGGACTACGGCCACTTCGGCACGACATTCTTCCACCAGTGCCGCATGAGCGCGGACGGTCTACCACAGCTCTCGGCGGTCTTTGGTGGCTGCACCGCTGGAGGCGCATATATTCCAGCGCTGTCGGACGAATCGGTCATGGTCGATGGAACGGGCCGGATTCATCTCGGTGGCCCCCCCATCGTCAAGGCGGCAATCGGCGAGATAGTCGACGGAGAGACCCTGGGCGGTGCCAGCATGCACGCACGGGTCTCCGGCGTGACCGACTATCTGGCGATGTCGGAGCGGGAAGCGCTCCAGCGTCTGCGAGACATCGTCTCCAATCTGAACTGGCCGGTGCGCGCACACGCGACCCGACTACCCGTCGTGCCCCCGCGCTTCGCTGCGGAGGAAATCGGCGGCATCATCGGCACGGACCTCAAACGGCCTTACGACGTTCGTGAAGTCATCATGCGCATGGTCGACGATAGCGCGCTACAGGAGTTCAAGCCCGAATACGGCGCCACCCTGGTATGTGCTACCGCACACATTCACGGGTACCCGGTCGGTGTCCTGGCCAACAACGGTGTGCTGTTTTCGGAGTCTTCCGTCAAGGGTGCGCATTTCATCGAACTCTGCAGCCAGCGACGCATTCCATTGCTCTTCCTGCAGAACATCCCGGGTTTCATGGTAGGAACCGAGGCGGAGCGCGGTGGCATTGCCAGGCACTCAGCCAAACTGGTCTACGCGATGGCGACTGCTCGCGTGCCGCGCATCACCGTACTGATCGGCGGCAGCTACGGAGCTGGCAACTATGGCATGTGCGGCCGCGGATTCGCCCCCCGGTTCCTGTTCGCCTGGCCCAACAGCCGCGTCTGCACGATGAGCCCCGAAGTGGCGACCACCGTGCTGACCGAACTTCGGCTCGCCTCGCTCAAGGGTGACGCCAGCGAGGAGGAACTCGCGGAACTCAGCGAACGGACGCGACGACAGTTCGAAATGCAGAGCGATCCGTACTACGCGACAGCACGATTGTGGGACGACGGCATCATCGAACCGTCCCAGACGCGTGACGTCCTCGGCATCTGCCTCCAGCTTGCCGACGCAAGTACGCCCCGCTTCGACGGCCCCAGTCCTGTCTACCGGATGTGA
- a CDS encoding biotin carboxylase N-terminal domain-containing protein — translation MFTRLLIANRGEIACRVARTCRRLGIEVVAVYSDADACARHVREADIAVRIGAPPARDSYLNVEAIMKAAVEHGAQAIHPGYGFLSEKLELIDACAQAGIVFVGPHRNAIASMGSKIESKRIARGAGVSCVPGYDGDDQSDARLFDEGHRIGFPLLIKASAGGGGKGMKRVDDAPALARQIEAARREALAAFGDDKVLMERYIQRPRHLEVQLLGDRHGGLVHLFERECSIQRNYQKIIEEAPANHLPDAVRETLYGAATALGRSIGYDSTGTVEFVLDADDEDRPYFLEMNTRLQVEHPVTELTTGLDLVEQQIRSALGEPLTFRQQDIKRHGWAIEARINAEIPEEGFAASFGRVHGYHEPVIEGLRIDSGIDERSEITPHYDSMLAKAIAFGGTREVARRRLLEGVRSLRIEGVHTSQRMLDEILLHPSFAGVLTTRFLLDAFPQGWQPQPDVPEEQRSAAAASWVAGRMQPRSDLPLDRLVGFRLGSDANSKRLARYTVRVGPSASELQTIAVECVDAANLACHLDGASRTFVCCADGSVIAASGRRYQPSRTDAKELGLWCEGGYSAWTVVPDVATLADEGAASNGGRTVTADMPGVLSELLVKQGDRVAAGTPVAVIEAMKLFHTLEAPSEGIVETLPLASGATVNKGTILVTLTPLSE, via the coding sequence ATGTTCACCCGACTTTTGATCGCCAATCGTGGCGAAATTGCCTGCCGTGTCGCGCGCACCTGCAGACGCCTTGGTATCGAGGTCGTTGCGGTTTATTCCGATGCCGACGCCTGTGCCCGACATGTGCGCGAGGCGGATATCGCGGTACGGATCGGTGCGCCACCCGCGCGCGACTCGTATCTGAATGTCGAAGCAATCATGAAGGCAGCAGTCGAACACGGTGCGCAGGCCATCCACCCCGGCTACGGCTTCCTCTCGGAAAAGCTCGAACTGATCGATGCCTGTGCCCAGGCCGGGATCGTCTTCGTCGGCCCCCATCGCAATGCCATCGCGAGCATGGGCTCGAAGATCGAAAGCAAGCGCATTGCGCGCGGCGCGGGCGTATCCTGTGTGCCGGGCTACGACGGCGATGATCAGAGCGACGCGCGTCTGTTCGACGAAGGGCATCGCATCGGTTTCCCCCTGCTCATCAAGGCGAGCGCCGGCGGCGGCGGCAAGGGCATGAAGCGGGTCGACGACGCCCCGGCGCTCGCTCGCCAGATCGAGGCGGCGCGCCGCGAAGCACTCGCCGCGTTCGGCGACGACAAGGTGCTGATGGAACGGTATATTCAGCGGCCGCGCCACCTCGAGGTTCAGTTGCTTGGCGATAGGCATGGGGGACTCGTGCATCTGTTCGAGCGCGAATGCTCGATCCAGCGAAACTACCAGAAGATCATCGAGGAGGCGCCGGCCAACCACCTGCCGGACGCGGTGCGCGAAACGCTGTACGGCGCCGCCACTGCACTGGGTCGAAGCATCGGCTACGACTCCACCGGCACTGTCGAATTCGTGCTCGACGCTGACGACGAAGACCGCCCGTATTTCCTCGAGATGAACACCCGACTGCAGGTCGAGCATCCCGTCACGGAATTGACCACCGGCCTCGATCTCGTCGAACAGCAGATCCGCAGCGCGCTGGGAGAACCGCTGACTTTCCGGCAGCAGGATATCAAGCGTCATGGCTGGGCCATCGAAGCGCGAATCAATGCAGAAATTCCCGAGGAGGGATTCGCCGCTTCCTTTGGCCGCGTCCATGGCTACCATGAGCCGGTCATCGAAGGTCTGCGGATCGACAGCGGCATCGACGAACGTAGCGAAATCACGCCGCACTACGACTCGATGCTCGCGAAGGCGATCGCATTCGGCGGCACGCGCGAAGTAGCACGACGCCGCCTGCTCGAAGGCGTGCGGTCGCTGCGTATCGAAGGCGTGCACACCAGTCAGCGCATGCTCGACGAAATTCTCTTGCACCCGTCGTTCGCCGGCGTATTGACGACGCGATTCCTGCTGGACGCTTTCCCGCAAGGTTGGCAGCCGCAGCCGGACGTCCCGGAGGAACAACGAAGTGCCGCGGCCGCCTCATGGGTCGCAGGCCGGATGCAGCCCAGGTCGGACCTTCCGCTTGATCGCCTGGTGGGTTTCAGGCTTGGCAGCGATGCGAACAGTAAAAGACTTGCGCGCTATACGGTGCGAGTTGGCCCGTCCGCCAGCGAGCTGCAAACCATCGCCGTCGAATGCGTCGACGCCGCCAACCTGGCATGCCACCTCGACGGCGCGAGCCGTACATTCGTATGCTGCGCCGACGGCAGTGTCATCGCTGCTTCTGGCAGACGCTACCAGCCGAGCAGGACGGACGCGAAAGAACTCGGGCTGTGGTGCGAAGGCGGATATTCCGCCTGGACCGTCGTACCCGACGTCGCGACCCTCGCCGACGAAGGCGCCGCTTCCAACGGCGGCCGCACGGTCACTGCCGACATGCCGGGCGTGCTGTCCGAGCTTCTCGTAAAGCAGGGTGACAGGGTGGCAGCGGGCACACCCGTGGCCGTGATCGAAGCGATGAAGTTGTTCCATACGCTAGAGGCACCCAGCGAAGGTATTGTCGAAACACTGCCTCTCGCATCGGGCGCGACGGTCAACAAGGGAACGATTCTCGTCACCTTAACCCCCCTTTCAGAGTAA
- a CDS encoding sialidase family protein produces the protein MKFTSRRLSRFVSQSLAGSGVIALACAIGPGAHAQTLGSLVQVAAGDPFSGCTADQVHAQESAFGSILFPATSIEPWIAADPTTTNISTARLLVGHQQDRWDDGGSRGLVGVVSTDGGGSWTNSIPTGVTECTGGKFGRASDPWVDFAQDGTAFVMSLVLDPMKPTTAFGARNSGMLVSRSVDHGTTWQAPVTLTRNTSPHVLNDKNSLTADPTANGNVYAVWDQLSVFPPSKESAQLLAGNDGVDIARKLINSTVGASSVCAPFKTPPCRGGAPFFKFNFTGPSFLSRSTDNGVTWNTAAPIYQPGTNKQTIDNIVRVLPDGTLLDFFTAINVTPSGLSIGYIKSTDKGGSWSGPAFASDISVVGVVSPDSGQPLRDAAILYSIAVNPVTGAIYLAWQDDRFVTGTCTTPTGTIPIDGIAFSESDDFGKTWSKPVMINKTPTNATNACRQQAFIPAVVASGDGKTVVVTYYDFRNDTNTPAGVEGTDYFAVFCTTGCTSPGNWGNEQRLTTASFNILNAPVARGHFLGDYMGLAASGLKTVYPLFGIATAPNVTAEYTRQISLP, from the coding sequence ATGAAATTCACTTCCAGACGCTTATCCCGTTTTGTTTCCCAGAGTCTCGCAGGCAGCGGCGTCATCGCGCTCGCGTGCGCGATCGGCCCAGGCGCCCACGCGCAAACGCTTGGTTCGCTCGTCCAGGTGGCGGCGGGCGATCCGTTCAGCGGATGCACTGCCGACCAGGTGCACGCGCAGGAGTCAGCATTCGGGAGCATCCTTTTTCCGGCCACGTCGATCGAGCCATGGATCGCGGCCGATCCGACCACGACCAACATCAGCACGGCTCGCCTCCTCGTCGGCCACCAGCAGGACCGCTGGGACGACGGTGGCTCGCGCGGGCTCGTCGGCGTCGTCTCCACGGATGGAGGCGGCAGCTGGACCAATTCAATTCCGACCGGCGTTACCGAATGCACCGGTGGCAAATTCGGTCGCGCCTCCGATCCCTGGGTAGACTTTGCGCAAGACGGAACGGCCTTCGTCATGTCGCTGGTCCTGGACCCCATGAAGCCGACGACTGCGTTTGGCGCACGAAATAGCGGGATGCTGGTTAGCCGCTCCGTCGACCACGGCACAACGTGGCAAGCTCCGGTTACGCTGACCCGTAACACTTCGCCGCACGTGCTGAATGACAAGAACTCGCTCACCGCCGATCCGACCGCGAACGGTAACGTCTATGCGGTGTGGGATCAGCTGAGCGTTTTCCCGCCAAGCAAGGAGTCCGCTCAGTTGCTCGCGGGAAACGACGGTGTCGACATCGCGCGCAAACTGATTAATTCGACAGTGGGCGCGTCTTCGGTGTGTGCGCCGTTCAAGACGCCGCCGTGCAGGGGCGGTGCCCCGTTCTTCAAGTTCAACTTTACTGGCCCGAGCTTCCTCTCGCGATCCACGGACAATGGCGTGACCTGGAACACGGCCGCCCCGATCTACCAGCCTGGCACGAACAAACAGACGATCGACAACATCGTGCGGGTGTTGCCTGATGGGACCCTGCTCGATTTCTTTACCGCGATCAATGTCACGCCGTCGGGTCTCAGCATCGGCTACATCAAGTCCACGGATAAGGGCGGGAGCTGGAGCGGGCCGGCGTTCGCCAGCGATATTAGCGTGGTCGGAGTGGTCAGTCCCGACAGCGGCCAGCCGTTACGCGACGCCGCCATTCTCTACAGTATCGCTGTGAACCCGGTCACGGGAGCAATCTATCTCGCCTGGCAGGACGATCGCTTTGTGACAGGCACCTGCACTACGCCCACTGGAACAATCCCGATCGACGGGATCGCTTTCAGCGAGTCGGATGACTTCGGGAAAACCTGGTCAAAGCCGGTGATGATCAACAAGACCCCGACCAATGCCACGAATGCGTGCCGACAACAGGCTTTCATCCCGGCGGTGGTCGCGTCGGGGGACGGCAAGACCGTCGTGGTGACCTACTACGACTTTCGTAACGACACGAACACACCCGCCGGCGTCGAGGGCACCGACTATTTCGCGGTCTTCTGCACTACCGGGTGCACGAGCCCTGGCAACTGGGGCAATGAGCAGCGACTGACCACAGCCTCGTTCAACATACTGAACGCTCCGGTGGCACGTGGCCATTTCCTCGGCGATTACATGGGCCTGGCTGCTAGCGGACTCAAGACCGTGTACCCGCTATTCGGCATCGCCACGGCTCCCAACGTGACGGCCGAATATACCCGCCAGATCTCATTGCCGTAA
- a CDS encoding CoA ester lyase — translation MKRTWLFVPADDEAKVAKALASSADAVILDLEDGVGRAPGRKAGARTILTRVLERNDIDRTRCYVRLNALASHEIGLDIPVAVAGGATGVVLPKCEGPADVMRLAELLSEAEQRCNRGNPASIVAIATETARGVQLLPTFLHALPRLEALMWGAEDLCSDLGGFSNRGLDGSYLGPYATARDSCLVAARAAGALAIDAVYTAFRDIDGLRRESEMHRSLGFDAKAAIHPAQLDTIKQSFRPTPAQIDWALRLMEFFAEGDGARALDGAMIDEPHVRLARKILESR, via the coding sequence ATGAAACGAACCTGGCTTTTTGTGCCTGCCGACGACGAAGCGAAGGTCGCGAAGGCGCTCGCGAGCAGCGCGGATGCGGTGATCCTCGATCTGGAGGACGGTGTGGGCCGGGCGCCCGGGCGCAAAGCAGGCGCCCGCACCATTCTGACGCGTGTCCTCGAACGGAACGATATCGATCGCACGCGCTGCTACGTCCGCCTCAATGCGCTCGCATCCCACGAAATCGGGCTGGATATTCCGGTCGCCGTGGCGGGAGGAGCAACGGGCGTCGTGCTGCCGAAATGCGAAGGGCCAGCGGACGTTATGCGACTGGCGGAGTTGCTGTCGGAGGCCGAGCAACGCTGCAATCGTGGCAATCCGGCCTCGATCGTCGCCATTGCAACCGAAACCGCCAGAGGAGTCCAGCTACTGCCGACTTTTCTGCACGCACTGCCACGCCTCGAAGCGCTGATGTGGGGCGCGGAAGACCTGTGCAGCGATCTCGGAGGATTCTCGAACCGGGGGCTCGACGGCAGCTACCTGGGTCCGTATGCCACCGCCCGCGATAGCTGCCTCGTGGCGGCCCGCGCCGCCGGCGCACTGGCCATCGACGCCGTTTACACGGCCTTCCGGGACATCGACGGACTCAGACGTGAGAGCGAAATGCATCGCAGTCTTGGGTTCGATGCAAAGGCGGCGATCCACCCGGCACAACTCGACACGATCAAGCAGTCGTTTCGGCCCACGCCCGCCCAGATCGACTGGGCTCTACGACTCATGGAATTTTTCGCGGAAGGCGACGGTGCCAGGGCGCTCGATGGAGCGATGATCGACGAGCCTCACGTCAGGCTCGCGCGGAAGATTCTCGAAAGCCGCTAA